The Apostichopus japonicus isolate 1M-3 chromosome 3, ASM3797524v1, whole genome shotgun sequence region cttaagtgaaatgtgattggtcaatcagtaTGCTACTCATTGCGTCACTGTACTTGCCGCGAAGTCCGACTTTGTATACTATTATAGGTACCTCACCACGTGTTCATCCGCTCGataggttaaccattgtcagaaaagaggtaaaagtacctaacgtaaagcttgtttaagcatgttatcatttactgtcatcgttttttctgcctttatatgaaagagcataattttaagtacagatggtgtgaaaatagggaggatcgaaggtgatataaaccattttaaaaatctttggttaaatgttgatattactccgaacgAGCATATGGAAGGGTTCAGTGtgataaacttgctcctcttctagctcataatctaaacggtcatgatatggaagtttgcaagtgccatgataggccaagaacacagctatcatgtggtgggtaggatgtaccagatgaaaacttctatctatgctttggcaggtcttgaaagtgacgagtttagtgtgtaagtcaatggaacaattaattgtgatgcGAGACCTATAGAGTTACGTTCAAGACGTACTAGTTACGTAACCATTTGCGGCCATTCCCCCATACTGCGATACTTATCCAGCTTTCGTTGTGTATATACGAACATAACACCATACTTACCCTTAGCAAATGAAGCAAAGCTATGTTTATCACTGAGTCTGAACGTTAGACATTTGGTAAATGCAGCCAGCCAATAAATCGTTGCAAACTGTTGCTGATGCAGttggaaaagcacttttgagGGCAAGGGAACGACTACAACACGACATACCACCAATCATTGGtactagtagtagaagtacCACAAGGCATGGTACCATGTAAACATTGCCCCCAGACCAACTACTTCTCCGcacgaggtaaatgttataacggcttgccatatactTCAAatccacttaagctaaattgtattttacttaagtagaattgaattttacttaagtaaaatgcaattgtattctacttaagtaaaatacaattctacttaagtagaatacaatttagcttaagttgaattcaatttcactgaagcttaattgtattctacttaagtaaaatacaattttacttaagaAAAATtcatttagcttaagtgaaaaagaatgacatttttacttaagctaaattcaagtttacttaagtagaattgcattttacttaagtagaatacaattaagcttaagtgaaattgaatttaacttaagcttaaaagaaagtggtaattttacttaagtggaatacaattaaacttaagtaaaatacaattctacttaagtgcaattaatttcacttaagcttaattgtattctacttaagtggaattggttctacttaagtagaataacgaggtaaatgttaaaacggcttgccataggtTCCTGGCCTCTCTTTGGGAAAGGATTTCTTTTGAAAGGGGGCTTAGATACAAATTGGTGTTTAAATTTCGGTTAGTTTACTCGGCAAAAAAGGTCTGAATAGCAACTAGGGATATGCATGTCATTGTATGAACATAGTAATGAGATACCCAAAGTCTCATCATTGATGTAACAACTGACCATGGATGTGCCGACTGGCTTCGCGGTCACACCCCACACCCTCCATAGCTACACCCCTGCATAAGTTATGCCTCAAAAATTAAGAATTTAACACAAAATGCAAATCATTCAACTggatgtctttttttttgtcttctgttAAAATGACAACACTTGCTTTAATCAACTGCTAAACACACAAACAAGTTTAATACCACAATCCGAAAGACTGGCTTGAATTTCTCTCATACGCATTATTTGTTCATGCatgtaaatttgcaaaaatCTGACAGCTTATCTGAAACATTTTACACACAACCCATACATACAGTGAACATAGCACTACCTCCATCCTTATTtctattaatattttgttgagTCTTAATTATTCCCACTGCGGCCTCAGTGTTTGACAGTCACTATACTAAAAGTCTTCGTTATAGCATCATGTATATACTGGCAGTAAACGGTTAGGTTTATAATGAGATATATCAGGATCTGTTGATAACTTGtagattaatattaataataatcgaATGCATATACTGTAATATCATGGTGCACTTGTGCAGACTATGGACGATGCACGTCAAGCATGCAGGAACTCAGAATCAACACTCGGTGGTATATACACTCTGTATATAACCATTTATAAATATACTACAATACAATTATCgatcattatttattataaaggtttattttctcatttatgACAAAACCATTGCAACCTTTGCCTCCCTAAAAGAAAAGCATATGTACAGTGATCGCCTTTCTTCTACTTTTAAATCATATGCAagtgaacatatatatacattaaatgcCCTTTCGATTACTTTCTCGACAGTGTTAGTTGATTGTAAAAACAGGAAACGGGAAACGATTGTGAGGTTAATTTTTCCGAGCGTAATTGTCTTTCTGAGTAAGCGATGTTTTTACTTTCATGGAGCGGAAATCCCAGGTGTTTAAGGTCGTGGCAaagtacatatacagtatgacgtatcattatttatttaaacatttggcataacattaaaataagaaagtcttaattgtttgttgtttgattaCGAACACTATAtccttttgaaaatattctcaGGTAATAAGGAACATAGTCTAATTTGAACCTAATTTTCAAAGGAAGCAAACCATTagtcatttttatttgaaattacCTATGGgggaagggcggggggggggcactaaaAGGAAAcgattttgaaattgaatatatCTGCATGATCATTGACTTCGGGGAAAATACCATAAAGTTTTGACGTAAATTGTTGTCAAGAGCCAGAATTAAAGAAATAGTGCAAACTGAAAATAGTCAAAATGTTATGTAACTATACGCGAATTGATTTCTCAGTTCTGTAAGTGAAAGCAAAGATTGAATTAATTAATTCGTTAAGAATCGCCTGTAAACGCGCTCACACGATatgttgtttgtgtattgttacgaagtgtgcgtcatgtaaagttgcagtgctactgcgcgtgtgcgtgtttgtgcgagtgtgcgtgcgtgcgtgagtatgtgtttgaaatttgttgttttcgttggTTCTGTCTTTACGTTCATTTACCGTAATTTGAGTTCAGTCGATATCAAGAACGCATTGAAGCAAGATGTATTTTCCAGTGttaaaccaaagattttatgtaagttgtgtttttattgatataacgttgtatatttgttgcatacatgattatttattctgtatgatttggatttatgtatttattcttcaataattgacttattcattaatcgatttcctgattgtttaattacaaacgtatgtttcgtttttatttatttagttaccaGATTGACAGACTGACAGATTAACAGATTAGCAGATTAACAGATTAACAGATAGTTACCAGATATCAAAGCTAATAAACCACGAATCGACTCAACATTTCTTCTGCGTTGAATAATCTTTGGATTACAGGAATACGGCCTAAAGAAATCTATATTGATTTACAGTAAATAAAATCTATAATTGAAGATGTCAACGGACGAGGCCCTTACGATGAAGACGCTGCTAATACGGCGCAGGAATAAGAAGGGGACCTTGACTAGAGCAATTAATTCTATTTCTACTCTCATTAGAGAGGACGCAGGAGTAGACTCTGTGAAGGAACTCTTAGAGAAAGCGAATAAAATTTTAGAAGCAATAGAAGAGGCCCATCAAGCTGTGATTGAAAAGCTTTTGGAAGAAgataagtttattttggaagaagaatgGATGGCGGACGTAGTCAGCAAGTTCATCGCCGTAAAGATCGAAGTCGAGAGGTATGTAGACCTAAGCAGAAAAGGGCCCGAGAGGATCTCAGAAGCTCCCGAAGGCGACGAGGAAAAGAGGTTAACCGACAATGATGATAACGGTATTTTTACTAAGAATAGTAACGTTAGTCATTGTGTTAGCTCTAAGGAAGTTAATGATATTACCGATGGTAATAATAGTAACGTAGACATGAAGAATGGTGAAGGTCTTCCACATTTAAGTTCAAATAGGTATAGTTCTAGTTGTGATTCCAACTATGTATTCGGGTTTAACGAACTCAAATTGGCATTAGAGTTACCGaaggctgaggtatttgagttTAATGGAGACCCCACAGATTATTGGTACTTCATAACCAATTTCGAAGTTAACGTGGCAAGTAAATTGAGCGGTGATGCCGCGCGTTTGCAGTATTTGCTGCAGCTATGTAAAGGTAAAGCGCGTTTCTGCATCGAAAGTTGCGCGCTTCTAGGTGACGAAGGTTACGAAAGCGCGAAGGCAATTTTGAAACGTCAATTTGGTCAACCGCATCTGATTCTGAATTCTTTGATGAGTAAATTGGTTAATCGCAAAACGATTAAGGCTAATGACGGAGAAAGCTTGTGGAAGCTCATATCCGAAATGCAGAGGTGTTACGTTACCTTAACTCAGATGGGGTATGTAAATGACCTAAATTCAACAAGTAACCTTCTTAAGATTCACAGTTTGTTACCTGTTTATCTTCAAACTGGGTGGGCAAATGTCGCCCAAAAGATACATGAGAGTAGAGAACCAGAATTTAATGACCTTCTATCGTATCTGACAGGTCAAGCTGAAATTTCGTCTAACATGTTTGGTAGGAATATAGGTAAGTCGAGTAGCGTGGTGAGTGACGAGAAACCTCGCGTGAAATCTAATTTTATGAAAGGTAGATCTCTTAAGTGTTTTGCCTGTGATGATGATCATAGAATTTTTGACTGTGAGTCGTTCTGCAACATGAGTTACAACCAGAGGCTAGACATTGTTAGGACAAAGAGGTTGTGTTTTAGGTGTCTATTTCCTGGTCATTCGGTGGCTAAATGTAGAAGGGATACCGTTTGCACGTTCTGTCAGTCTAACAAACACAATGATCTACTTCATCCTCCACCCAATCAAGAGAATATCTCTGTTATGTCAAACACCGCTGTTTGTGGTAGTAACGTTTTCTTGAGAATTCTGCCGGTTACAGTGACCGGTAACAATGGTAATCGAGTGCACACCCTGGCTATTTTGGACAGTGGGTCAGACACTACTCTGTGTTCAGAATCCCTTAGGAAGAAGTTGGGTGTAAAGGGAAAACCGACGTCTTACACGTCTTCGACGGTTAACGGAGTCGAACCTAAGATCGGTTCAACATTTGATATTACCGTTAAAGGGGAGAATGAAAGTAATGATTTGTCAATAACTGCTCTTTCTGTTCCAAAACTAcccaatagtgatgatagtgtCCCCTCTGCTCGTGACCTCAACCGGTGGCAACATTTGAAACTTATTCCCTGGGGGGATATCTCAAGATACAACCTTGATCTACTAATAGGGGCGGATGTTCCCGAAGCATTTTGGGTTATGGATGAGAGGCGTGGTGGAACGGGGGATCCGTATGGAGTAAAGACACCCCTTGGTTGGTCTGTTATGGGTCCTACAGGTTTCAGTGGTCGTAGCGATAGAAAGAACATCCATCGTATATCTTGTTGCTCGAATGGAGAGATCTTAAGTTTACTTAAAAGTTCTTGGTCTGTAGACGATGCGAGTATTGGTGAAGGTGATTCTGTCCAAGACAAGAGAGCCAAAGGTATATTAGAATCTACTGCCTCACTTACTAGTGAAGGTCACTACCAGATAGGACTTCTGTGGAAGGACGATTACCATTTCTTACCTTCCAATAAACCGTTAGCTGAATCACGTCTAAGAAACATAAAACGTAAGCTATTAAGAGACAATGTAATGCGTCAAAAGTATACAGAAACCGTAGAAGGTTACATTGCGAAAGGTTATGCCGAACGGGTTCAAGGTGAAGGTAAGGCTGGTAATGTTTGGTATCTGCCTCACCATCCAGTTGTTCATCCCCACAAAGACAAGGTCAGAGTAGTCTATGATTGTGCAGCGAAGTGGAGGGATACTTCATTAAACTCGTGTTTATTGAAAGGCCCAGACACGATAAACAGTCTCGTGGGTGTTCTCCACAGATTTAGGCAGCAGCGAATTGCACTAGTTGCTGACGTAGAGGCAATGTTTCACCAAGTGCAGGTGATAAGCGAAGACCGCGATGTCTTCAGGTTCTTGTGGTGGCCTGGCGGTAATCTAGAAAGTGAACCGCTTGAATATAGAATGACGGTGCATCTCTTTGGTGCCACGTCAAGTCCAGCTTGCGCCGGCTATGCGTTACAGCGTACGGCCAGGGACAACGAGTTACATAATCAGGACATTGTAGGTAAGAAAGCCATTCAGTTCATAAGGAACAACTTTTATGTAGACGATCTTCTGGCTTCAGTCGATGATCCAACTGTTGCAATAGAAGTTGTGGAACGCATTAGAAGTATTTTAAGTAAGGGCGGCTTTAGACTCACGAAGTGGGTTAGTAACGATCGTGCCGTTCTCCAAAGCATCCCAGAGTCCGAAAGAGCTCCAAATTTACGTAATAGCCTGGAGACTCTTCCAACTGAGCGAACACTGGGAGTGAGTTGGAATGCcgaaaattgacaatttcctATTCAACGTGTCGTTGCCCGACAAACCCTTTACAAGGCGAGGGTTATTGTCAATATCAAGCTCGATCTTTGACCCATTGGGTTTTGCTGCTCCCTTTGTTGTCATTGCTCGGTGCCTCTTACAAGATATTTGTCGCAAAGGGTCTGATTGGGACAAACCCTTGACGGACGAAGAACTTGTGACATGGAAGAAGTGGCTTCAAAATGTTCCTCTTCTTTCATCTATACAGATCCCTCGTTGGCTACAGTTAGATAACGCACAGTGCGTCCAGCTTCACGTGTTTTGTGACGCATCTCAGAGAGGATATGCTGCAGTGGCATATCTCCGCGTGATAGGTGCTGACAGTAAAGCAAGCTGCTCATTCATTCAAGGAAAGGCCAAAGTCAGCCCAATGAAGCCCGTGTCTATTCCTAGGCTCGAGTTAATGGGCGCGGTTCTTGCAGTGACGTTGTACACGTCGATCAAACAAGAGATTAGGTTTGATCTCGATGATGTTATATTTTGGACGGACTCAATGATTGTCCTTGGGTACATTCGCAACGAGGATAAGCGGTTTAAAACCTTCGTTGCAAACCGAGTGTCCAAGATTCATGATTTGTCCTCTCCAAATCAATGGCGACATGTAGGCTCCAAAGAAAACCCAGCCGATGATGGCTCGAGGGGTACGTATGATTTGGGAACGTGGCTCTCCGGCCCAAGTTTCCTTTCGAAGAAAGAAAGCGCATGGCCTTCACTGAATCATGATGATATTGATTTGTCTGGAGACACAGAAATAGGAAAGTCTGTTGTTCTTAATGTAACTACTTTAGTTAATGATAATTTTTCTGAGCAGTTAATCTCCAGGTTTTCATCGTGGACCAAGTTAGTCAAGGTGTTAGCTTGGGTCTTTCGCTTTGTTAATAAGTGTAGAGGTTCATTGGCAGCAAGTGGCATAAATCTGTCTGTATCAGAAATCGAAGCGAGTGAAACTACCATAATTTCGTGGGTCCAAAAATCGGCGTTTAAATCCTGGCAGCGTGACCAGCGATTATTTAAACTCAAACCCATTCTTCTTGGAAATGTACTTAGAGCGGGGGGTCGTCTCGACAATGCTGATTTGGGAAATGACGTTAAGCACCCAATTATCTTGCCCCCTAGGGGAGCAGTAGTCACACTCATTATTAGATATTATCATGAGTCGGTAGGTCATGGTGGTTTGGCCATGACGTTAAGTGCCATTCGGCAAAAGTTTTGGCTACTGAATGGTCGAACAGCAGTGAAGAGTGTAGTAAGTAAGTGCGTTATTTGTCGTAAGATCCTTGCACGGCCTTCTTGTCAGATAATGGCCACATTGCCTTTGGAGAGAGTCTCCTCTGACAAACCTCCTTTTAGTTTTGTCGGCGTGGACTATTTTGGGCCATTCGAAGCGAAAAGAGGTCGCTCGACCGTAAAGAGGTTCGGTTGCATTTTTACTTGCTTGTCCTCCAGAGCTGTTCATTTGGAAGTTTGTGAATCTCTGGATGCTGATTCCTTCCTTAATGCTTTCAGACGTTTTGTAGCAAGAAGAGGTCAGCCAGTTAAGATTTTTAGCGACAACGGCTCTAATTTCCAAGCCGGCGAGAAAGAGTTGAGAAATGCCTTTAAAGCTATGAATAAAGATGATGTAGAAGCCTTTTTTCATAGTAAAGGTTGTGAGTGGCACTTTAACCCTCCTACAGCCAGCCATTTCGGAGGAGCATGGGAAAGGCTTATCAGGTCGGTTAGAAGGATTCTAAGAGGCGTCCTGAGGCAGCAAACGGTCACTGATGAGGTCCTTACTACTGTACTTGCTGAGGTTGAATCTATTCTCAACTCAAGACCTCTCACTGACTTCTCCTCAGATCCAAAAGATGAGGAGCCTCTTACTCCGAACCACCTACTTTTGATGAGACATGGGCCTGACAACCCAGTCGACGCAGGAGTCTCTTACGGCCGTAAAAGGTGGCTTCAAGTACAGTACCTTGCTTCTTTGTTTTGGAGTAGATGGCGGAAAGAATATCTGCCTCTCCTCCAAAAACGCCATAAGTGGAATTTTCCGAAAGAAAATGTTGTCATTGGGGACATAGTTCTCCTCACCGACGAAACAATTCCACGCGGAAAATGGCCTTTAGCTAGAGTCATTACAGTTTTCAAGAGTAGCGATGGGAAAGTAAGAAGCGTTGAGGTTAAGGTTCGTAATAAAATACTCAAAAGACCGATTACGAAATTGTGTATTGTAAAGAGAATGTCTGATTAGTCTCattgttgatttttctttgaatatatatattactttgtcTCAGTGTACTAAATTGTTTGATTGGTTGTAAATGTGTGTAAAATCCATATGATTTAACAGGGGGGAGTGTAAACGCGCTCACACGATatgttgtttgtgtattgttacgaagtgtgcgtcatgtaaagttgcagtgctactgcgcgtgtgcgtgtttgtgcgagtgtgcgtgcgtgcgtgagtatgtgtttgaaatttgttgttttcgttggTTCTGTCTTTACGTTCATTTACCGTAATTTGAGTTCAGTCGATATCAAGAACGCATTGAAGCAAGATGTATTTTCCAGTGttaaaccaaagattttatgtaagttgtgtttttattgatataacgttgtatatttgttgcatacatgattatttattctgtatgatttggatttatgtatttattcttcaataattgacttattcattaatcgatttcctgattgtttaattacaaacgtatgtttcgtttttatttatttagttaccaGATTGACAGACTGACAGATTAACAGATTAGCAGATTAACAGATTAACAGATAGTTACCAGATATCAAAGCTAATAAACCACGAATCGACTCAACATTTCTTCTGCGTTGAATAATCTTTGGATTACAGGAATACGGCCTAAAGAAATCTATATTGATTTACATCGCCAACATTTGtcaaattgacaaaaaaaaaggagataaGAGGGTAATCAAGGACCTTTAACCTCTGACCTTTGTTCCGGGGTCTGCGAGACACAAGGGTTCACCCTGGGGTACCTTCCCACCAATTAGTTTGATGGAAATCGGCTCAGCCGTTTAGGAGGAGTTGTTGACCCAAatttgacacacacacacacacagacattttttgaCCCCTCCCTCAGTCATGGACTTCCGGTCACCCTGGGCTACCCTACCACTGGTGACCCCACGAGAGTAGCTACGCAGGTAAATTaaccattaccatggcaactgttgctatggcactgacatagctgtatatggcccaactggcaaaggaactaTACCATATCAAATCCTCCCTATATGCGAGCGATGAGataacaaacaaatatgttACCGTCACCGTTCTTTTAATTGGGAATGGTCTTCTACTAATTACGTATGTGCTTTACATTTATTGCAAAGCCACGTTACACGTTACACGTAACACGTAACAATATCATATTTCGTTGTTGCCATAGAATCATTACACTAAATATTAATCTTGTTGGAAACCATTCAATATGTTGGTCGTTTAGCTTTCAACTTGTTGTTGTCTGTGCAATTATTTTCACCGCAGTACATTTTAGTGTCGGGCTTATATATCTTTCAGCGTTCCTCACCATCCCAATTAGGGACGGTGGAGGAAGAAgatgctggggggggggggattactCTTCACCCTCCACCATGCTGTGTTAGCAAGAAACGTAAATTGGAGAAGTAAACCATTCGTCATTTGTGTATATAAAAAGAGTGTCTCTTCTGTTGAAAATGACAAGGAAACTAGTACTGACAGAATGCACAGGGGTTTCCATTTGCCCTGGCGTTTTGAGGTGATTTTGTGTTCTACACAAGCGAATTATGATCACATGTTCCCACGTTCTGCCCTCTGAAGATGtttaccccctcctcccctcatcAATGTAGAAATTGCAGGATCTTTCGCCACCTCTGATTCCAATTCTCATCCAAAACAGAAATGTCGATCGCCTAAGTTGACGCAGTGTTCTGATTATCAAAGGTATCAATACTATATGTCATAATaacaggcgcggatccagaggggggtccagggggtccggaccccctgctcttggcccccccaaaaaaaagagaaaaaaaaagagagagagaaaaataattaaattaaacgccaattttaaacatgtaggacgtcagaagggcggttatccttacaagtcagccaggtgtgtcttttccgtcaaatgaactatagtgtgcacgcgtgctacacgtgccaaaaatgcctaaaaatctcaattttcagactgaaaagtttcaaaattgaggtggtgttcgagaatttcacaatggatagagggaatCCCACTCaccttagaccctaggatccctggaggccaaacccctcacccttccagaatcctggatccggccctgcatcaaacagtggtgacggaacgggagggggattgggggctaaaggcattatgatttttgtatcatctcaactcatctgatatgtattaccatatatcatagattgtttttttttcctcatcaattgagaaattgcagacatgagatccatattttcaggctataggtacatgcagcttagaatactcgggaagtgccgtttccggccatctggggggtttgtaaagctaaaaattttcttgtacgctccgcgccaaccgatggtggcgctccgcttagatagtcttacgttcagtcgcggctggaccagtcagaccccccccccccctgtcacaaatcctgcatccacCCCTGAATAATTGCTTAATTATAGTACTTGCTCTGTCGACCATTTTTGCAAAGATGTAAACGATCCGTTTCACTCAAAAAGGAATATTTTCGGTAGCAGCGAGACAATGTGTACACAAAGTACCCTTCATTGTAATTTGAATGCCATATTGCACC contains the following coding sequences:
- the LOC139962367 gene encoding uncharacterized protein, translated to MSTDEALTMKTLLIRRRNKKGTLTRAINSISTLIREDAGVDSVKELLEKANKILEAIEEAHQAVIEKLLEEDKFILEEEWMADVVSKFIAVKIEVERYVDLSRKGPERISEAPEGDEEKRLTDNDDNGIFTKNSNVSHCVSSKEVNDITDGNNSNVDMKNGEGLPHLSSNRYSSSCDSNYVFGFNELKLALELPKAEVFEFNGDPTDYWYFITNFEVNVASKLSGDAARLQYLLQLCKGKARFCIESCALLGDEGYESAKAILKRQFGQPHLILNSLMSKLVNRKTIKANDGESLWKLISEMQRCYVTLTQMGYVNDLNSTSNLLKIHSLLPVYLQTGWANVAQKIHESREPEFNDLLSYLTGQAEISSNMFGRNIGKSSSVVSDEKPRVKSNFMKGRSLKCFACDDDHRIFDCESFCNMSYNQRLDIVRTKRLCFRCLFPGHSVAKCRRDTVCTFCQSNKHNDLLHPPPNQENISVMSNTAVCGSNVFLRILPVTVTGNNGNRVHTLAILDSGSDTTLCSESLRKKLGVKGKPTSYTSSTVNGVEPKIGSTFDITVKGENESNDLSITALSVPKLPNSDDSVPSARDLNRWQHLKLIPWGDISRYNLDLLIGADVPEAFWVMDERRGGTGDPYGVKTPLGWSVMGPTGFSGRSDRKNIHRISCCSNGEILSLLKSSWSVDDASIGEGDSVQDKRAKGILESTASLTSEGHYQIGLLWKDDYHFLPSNKPLAESRLRNIKRKLLRDNVMRQKYTETVEGYIAKGYAERVQGEGKAGNVWYLPHHPVVHPHKDKVRVVYDCAAKWRDTSLNSCLLKGPDTINSLVGVLHRFRQQRIALVADVEAMFHQVQVISEDRDVFRFLWWPGGNLESEPLEYRMTVHLFGATSSPACAGYALQRTARDNELHNQDIVGKKAIQFIRNNFYVDDLLASVDDPTVAIEVVERIRSILSKGGFRLTKWVSNDRAVLQSIPESERAPNLRNSLETLPTERTLGVSWNAEN